From Phaeocystidibacter marisrubri, the proteins below share one genomic window:
- a CDS encoding translocation/assembly module TamB domain-containing protein, with protein sequence MNAVLRGIWKFIKRVIISLLILIVLTGAVFSIPGVQTSLANIAVNYLKSEFGLEVQLRSADFQFPNVIHLHGVYAPDHRNDTLIYADEISFEFSGFSNNHLYAGDVSLQGGKFYMRKYEEDTLFNFMYWLDHFSSDAPVDTTSEDFKLSFNNIYISDFDYMKRPVNCDSCTLLDFYDATVMVSDFELDGSYVEANFNQLSFKDDRRFNLHEFRGKAAFKSNYMSLEDLYFVTDKSRVKGIAKLKYRDLGEFSDFLNAVVMEGQFENSVISSSEIQSYIPQYPSFDELTVNGSFKGSVNDLTATNMDVIVGSTQFFGNVHIVDCTEPSDLYLDAFIGYCQTNGADINTYVSPFIEGGLPDVLLQMSYIDLSGHYEGTLESFSTRGEIKSNLGDANVNMSFKDLGNSDIASYSGELGLMGFDLGGLLEDPTLGTITAAGQVKGVGFNAKKASAQLDLNVAEFEYKAYNYRNISIEGDVANRKFNGEFDVNDPRVKLDFDGGLDFSTDTATLDFVATIDSTDLYTIGFVGDTVSWLSGEIVADFLLYKDEWWQGQINIDSVKYRRGARLHSFNEFVLTSSNAGNITRNAIDSDILDGYIEGEYKLFQIHKPFLAALASVSSQFPYEEEPLYTDIEFNLTLKKPDIISALLARGLRVATGTSIDGRINSVNGQLSLNIDAPGIDLYGTYFDTTAIRLNGSHGRYVMNSNVRSIFNADGLETDIIKLKADFLKDSTLIDFKGTLKDSIDSRLKLNGYMLQPTPNSVAFSWNKVRFNVGTDTLILDNTNRLLIQPGRMEFAGYNFEGRTSSLSINGFISDNEYEVLRLNLHRLDLQLVNYLLRQESTEFNGQATGILILNDLFGTPSMAGNLSVDSLHLNQQHLGNLDFNLDWDVVRNKTLIDGNITLGTLETMAVSGIIAPDSTSPLLVDIDLNRFRLACFNSYLLGILDNLRGAVQGNIHLAGTFEKPTLSGELRLPNAAFSVPFLGTDYNFEGSPTIHLSSDKILLDRVPMRDTKDQTTGIASGVIYHKNLSDIKFDLAIQANRLLSLDTEEGDNNYFFGKAYASGAVRIVGPTDQMNLQIDVEAEEGTSIKLPLSSPTEIGQNDFITFVDPTIDTATTAFNFVRKGKVQDLGGLSITVNANMKPEAEVQLILDESVGGEIKGQGAGLIKINLSSSGDLAILGNYTVTQGEYLFRLQNVVSKKFQIRKGSTLNWSGDPFDAQIDLFAEYSTRTTLSGMVSAASGYGGQRVKVNLIMHLTGALMNPNISFNIEVPNVSTAWQEEIRNRLSDQDKMMDNAFSLLVANTFWNPDNSIADDLVSQPIDQMASVMSNWAAKSVFGDYADLSLNYNTYGNDAAVGSEFEVSVSKSFANDRIVVNGNVDIPLDQNTNSSQAQQQTVTGDVEVEYKITEDGRIRTKAFNRSNQNNPGLDYLSPYTQGVSVYYQADFETWDELVEKLFGHPPVEMNDSIPNAEPTLPADTTVSDTAKGLVKFRTPDRKPSGRSSEENVDSTAVEPNP encoded by the coding sequence ATGAACGCCGTACTAAGAGGTATTTGGAAATTCATCAAGCGAGTGATTATTTCACTCCTGATACTCATCGTGTTAACAGGCGCCGTTTTCTCGATTCCGGGAGTGCAAACTTCCTTGGCAAACATCGCTGTCAACTATCTGAAGAGCGAATTTGGACTAGAAGTTCAATTGAGATCCGCCGATTTTCAGTTTCCCAATGTGATTCATCTTCACGGTGTGTATGCACCAGATCATCGGAATGACACCTTGATTTATGCCGATGAAATCAGTTTTGAGTTCTCTGGTTTTTCGAATAATCACCTGTATGCAGGAGATGTTTCGCTTCAAGGCGGAAAGTTCTACATGCGTAAATACGAAGAGGATACGCTTTTCAACTTCATGTATTGGTTGGATCACTTTAGCAGTGATGCGCCGGTAGACACTACTTCGGAGGATTTCAAATTGTCTTTTAACAACATCTACATCTCTGATTTTGATTACATGAAACGCCCTGTGAACTGCGATTCATGCACACTATTGGATTTTTACGACGCCACAGTGATGGTGAGCGATTTTGAATTGGACGGTTCGTACGTGGAGGCCAACTTCAACCAATTGTCGTTTAAAGATGATCGGCGATTTAATCTGCATGAGTTCCGCGGTAAGGCGGCGTTTAAGTCGAACTACATGTCGCTGGAGGATCTCTACTTTGTTACAGACAAATCAAGGGTTAAGGGAATTGCCAAACTAAAGTACCGCGATCTTGGCGAGTTTTCAGACTTTTTGAATGCCGTGGTGATGGAAGGGCAGTTCGAGAATTCTGTCATAAGCTCCAGTGAAATCCAAAGTTATATCCCTCAGTACCCATCTTTTGATGAACTCACTGTAAATGGGAGTTTTAAAGGATCGGTGAATGACCTTACGGCCACAAACATGGATGTTATTGTGGGGTCCACTCAGTTTTTCGGAAATGTTCATATCGTAGATTGTACCGAACCGAGCGATCTCTATCTCGATGCATTTATTGGCTATTGTCAAACGAATGGTGCGGACATCAATACATACGTAAGTCCTTTTATTGAAGGGGGATTGCCTGATGTATTGCTCCAAATGAGTTACATCGATTTGTCTGGACACTACGAAGGAACGCTAGAGAGTTTTTCTACTCGAGGGGAGATCAAATCCAACCTTGGGGATGCAAACGTAAACATGTCGTTCAAAGATCTAGGGAATTCAGACATCGCTTCCTATTCCGGTGAATTGGGCTTGATGGGGTTTGATCTTGGAGGATTGTTAGAAGATCCAACTTTGGGAACCATTACCGCAGCAGGACAGGTAAAGGGCGTGGGATTCAACGCGAAAAAGGCATCGGCTCAGTTGGACTTGAATGTGGCAGAGTTTGAATACAAGGCCTACAACTATCGCAACATTTCTATTGAAGGAGATGTGGCGAATAGGAAGTTCAATGGTGAATTTGATGTCAATGACCCACGAGTAAAGTTGGATTTTGATGGTGGCCTTGACTTCAGTACCGATACCGCCACGCTCGACTTCGTGGCCACTATTGATTCTACAGATTTGTACACAATCGGATTTGTGGGTGATACAGTTTCGTGGTTAAGTGGAGAGATTGTTGCCGACTTTCTTTTGTACAAAGATGAGTGGTGGCAGGGGCAGATCAATATTGATAGTGTAAAGTACCGAAGAGGAGCAAGACTTCATTCTTTCAATGAATTCGTTCTCACCAGTAGCAACGCAGGAAATATCACTAGGAATGCAATTGATTCCGATATTTTAGATGGATACATTGAAGGAGAATACAAGCTGTTCCAAATTCACAAGCCCTTCTTAGCCGCACTAGCTTCCGTGAGTTCTCAATTCCCATACGAGGAAGAACCACTTTACACGGATATTGAATTCAATCTAACCCTGAAGAAACCCGATATCATTTCTGCATTACTCGCTAGGGGATTGAGGGTGGCAACAGGAACCTCTATCGATGGACGTATCAACTCAGTGAATGGGCAGTTGTCGTTAAACATTGATGCGCCAGGAATAGACCTTTATGGGACGTACTTTGATACAACGGCCATTCGACTCAATGGTTCGCACGGAAGATACGTGATGAACTCTAATGTGCGTAGCATTTTCAATGCCGACGGATTGGAGACGGATATCATCAAATTAAAAGCTGATTTTCTCAAGGATAGTACGCTCATTGATTTCAAGGGTACACTGAAAGATTCCATTGATTCTCGATTAAAGCTCAATGGCTATATGTTGCAACCGACGCCAAATTCCGTGGCTTTCTCATGGAATAAAGTGAGGTTTAATGTAGGAACTGATACCTTGATTCTCGACAATACTAACCGCTTACTCATTCAACCTGGTAGAATGGAGTTTGCCGGCTATAACTTTGAGGGGAGAACTAGTTCATTGAGTATAAACGGATTTATTTCTGATAACGAATACGAAGTTCTTCGATTGAACCTTCACCGATTGGATCTTCAATTGGTGAACTATCTGCTTCGTCAAGAATCGACAGAGTTCAATGGGCAGGCAACAGGGATTTTGATTCTCAACGATTTGTTTGGAACACCGAGCATGGCGGGTAACTTGAGTGTGGATAGTCTTCATCTCAATCAACAGCACTTGGGAAATCTCGACTTCAACCTCGATTGGGATGTAGTGAGGAATAAAACCCTTATTGACGGTAATATTACCCTTGGAACGCTAGAGACCATGGCGGTTTCGGGTATCATCGCTCCAGATAGTACTTCTCCGTTGTTGGTAGATATCGATTTGAATCGATTCCGATTGGCTTGTTTCAACTCTTATCTGCTGGGAATTCTAGATAATTTGAGGGGAGCGGTTCAAGGAAATATCCACTTGGCAGGGACATTCGAGAAACCAACGCTATCGGGGGAACTCCGACTTCCGAATGCTGCGTTCAGCGTTCCGTTCTTGGGAACCGATTACAACTTTGAAGGTAGTCCTACCATTCATTTATCATCCGATAAAATTCTTTTGGATCGCGTTCCTATGCGAGATACCAAGGATCAGACAACGGGAATTGCTTCCGGGGTAATCTATCACAAGAACTTGAGTGACATTAAGTTCGATTTGGCCATTCAAGCTAACCGACTGCTGAGCCTAGATACGGAAGAAGGCGACAACAATTACTTCTTCGGCAAGGCATACGCTTCTGGTGCGGTTCGAATTGTAGGACCAACCGATCAGATGAATCTACAAATTGACGTAGAGGCGGAGGAAGGAACTTCGATTAAACTGCCTTTGTCTTCTCCAACCGAGATTGGGCAAAATGACTTTATCACCTTTGTAGATCCAACAATAGATACGGCAACCACAGCCTTCAATTTTGTTAGAAAAGGAAAGGTTCAAGATTTGGGAGGACTCAGTATTACAGTGAATGCCAATATGAAGCCTGAAGCGGAGGTGCAACTTATTCTGGATGAATCTGTAGGTGGTGAGATCAAAGGACAAGGTGCTGGGCTCATCAAGATAAACTTGAGCAGCTCGGGTGATTTAGCCATTCTAGGTAACTATACCGTAACTCAGGGAGAGTACCTGTTTAGATTGCAAAATGTTGTCTCCAAAAAATTCCAAATCCGAAAAGGATCTACGTTGAATTGGAGTGGAGACCCTTTTGATGCACAGATTGATTTATTCGCTGAATACTCCACGAGAACAACTTTAAGTGGAATGGTTTCTGCCGCCAGTGGATATGGTGGTCAGCGGGTGAAAGTAAATCTAATCATGCACCTAACAGGAGCATTGATGAACCCCAATATTTCGTTTAATATCGAGGTGCCCAATGTGAGCACCGCATGGCAAGAGGAAATCCGAAACCGATTGAGCGATCAGGATAAGATGATGGACAATGCCTTCTCGCTTTTGGTCGCCAACACGTTTTGGAATCCTGATAATTCCATTGCTGATGATCTCGTTTCACAACCGATCGATCAAATGGCGAGTGTGATGTCCAACTGGGCAGCTAAATCGGTATTTGGTGATTATGCCGACCTATCTCTCAACTACAATACGTACGGAAACGATGCGGCTGTGGGGAGTGAGTTTGAAGTGAGTGTGTCCAAGTCATTTGCCAATGATAGAATTGTCGTAAACGGCAATGTGGATATTCCACTTGATCAGAACACAAATTCATCTCAAGCCCAACAGCAAACCGTAACGGGTGACGTTGAAGTAGAATACAAAATCACGGAAGATGGTCGTATTCGAACCAAAGCCTTCAATAGAAGTAATCAGAACAACCCAGGGTTAGATTACTTGTCTCCGTATACCCAAGGGGTGAGTGTGTACTATCAAGCGGATTTTGAAACGTGGGATGAATTGGTAGAAAAACTTTTCGGACATCCACCGGTTGAAATGAACGATAGCATACCGAATGCGGAACCCACTTTACCAGCTGATACGACGGTTTCAGATACAGCAAAGGGCTTGGTCAAGTTTAGAACACCTGATCGCAAGCCCTCTGGTCGTTCGTCTGAAGAGAATGTAGATTCTACAGCGGTAGAACCTAATCCATAG
- the tsaD gene encoding tRNA (adenosine(37)-N6)-threonylcarbamoyltransferase complex transferase subunit TsaD translates to MPKKEYILAIESSCDDTAAAVLSERRILSNVVASQKVHEEYGGVVPELASRAHQAHIVPVVNSALTEAGITAADLSAIAFTAGPGLLGSLLVGTSFAKSLSLALSIPLIDVHHMRAHVLAHLIEAEGVKNPEFPFLCLTVSGGHTQIVKVNSPSDFEVMGETLDDAAGEAFDKTAKLLGLSYPGGPEIDRRAALGNPNAFAFSRPSLEGYNFSFSGLKTSVLYTLQKAVAKEPDFIQKNIDDICASVQHTIIEILMKKLVAASKDTGIHRIAIAGGVSANKGLRNRLSELAEKRKWELFLPPFEFTTDNAAMIAIAGYYKWKEGHVADLSISASARINL, encoded by the coding sequence ATGCCAAAAAAGGAATACATACTTGCCATCGAATCCTCTTGTGATGATACGGCTGCAGCAGTGTTGTCAGAGAGACGCATACTCTCCAACGTTGTAGCCAGTCAGAAAGTGCACGAAGAGTACGGTGGTGTAGTTCCAGAATTGGCCAGTAGAGCGCATCAAGCTCACATTGTTCCCGTGGTGAACAGCGCTCTCACGGAGGCGGGAATCACCGCAGCAGATCTGTCAGCCATTGCTTTTACAGCGGGCCCTGGACTCCTAGGTTCTCTATTAGTAGGAACCAGTTTTGCCAAATCACTCAGTTTAGCTCTCTCCATACCGCTGATTGATGTCCACCACATGAGGGCTCATGTTCTCGCTCACCTCATTGAAGCAGAGGGCGTTAAAAATCCAGAATTTCCCTTTTTGTGCTTAACCGTAAGCGGCGGCCATACCCAGATTGTAAAAGTGAATTCTCCTTCTGATTTTGAAGTGATGGGAGAAACGCTAGACGATGCTGCAGGAGAAGCCTTTGACAAAACTGCGAAACTCCTTGGTCTGTCCTATCCTGGCGGACCAGAAATTGATCGCAGAGCGGCGTTGGGTAATCCCAATGCCTTTGCCTTTTCTCGTCCTTCACTAGAAGGATACAACTTCAGCTTTAGTGGATTGAAAACCAGCGTGCTATACACCTTGCAAAAGGCGGTGGCAAAAGAACCTGACTTCATTCAAAAGAACATTGATGATATCTGCGCCAGCGTACAACACACTATCATCGAAATTCTGATGAAGAAATTGGTGGCTGCATCAAAAGACACGGGTATCCATCGCATTGCGATAGCCGGCGGGGTTTCAGCGAATAAAGGTCTTCGCAATCGATTGAGCGAACTGGCTGAGAAGCGAAAATGGGAACTGTTCTTACCTCCTTTTGAATTCACTACCGATAATGCAGCGATGATTGCCATTGCAGGATACTACAAGTGGAAAGAAGGTCACGTTGCAGATTTGAGTATTTCTGCCTCTGCTCGAATTAATTTATAA
- a CDS encoding ATP-dependent zinc protease family protein: MKAKSTIIGRIDQIDLPEFDMFDLGCKIDTGAAISALHCHSVKLVERDGVEHLYFKLLDKKHPQYQGEFYHTTDFRERKIKNSFGQEQTRFSLTTQVVLFGETYTTEFTLADREKMLFPILIGRSLLKNRFIVDVAKSNLSAKQKAKTSR, encoded by the coding sequence ATGAAAGCCAAATCCACAATTATAGGTCGCATTGACCAAATTGACTTGCCGGAGTTCGACATGTTCGATTTGGGATGTAAGATTGATACGGGTGCCGCCATCTCCGCTTTGCACTGTCACAGTGTGAAACTAGTAGAAAGAGATGGAGTTGAACATCTCTACTTCAAGCTTTTAGACAAGAAACACCCACAATACCAAGGAGAGTTCTACCACACGACTGATTTCCGCGAACGCAAAATAAAAAACAGTTTTGGTCAGGAACAAACGCGCTTTAGCCTAACCACTCAAGTAGTGCTCTTTGGAGAAACCTACACCACAGAATTTACATTAGCCGATAGAGAGAAAATGCTCTTCCCTATTCTGATAGGAAGAAGCTTGCTGAAAAACCGATTCATCGTTGATGTCGCCAAATCCAATCTATCTGCCAAACAAAAAGCAAAAACTTCCCGATGA
- the rimK gene encoding 30S ribosomal protein S6--L-glutamate ligase, with protein sequence MNLVILSANKNLYSTRRLVEAAEARGHNVSVINHTRTYVVMESGNLNIYYGDHVIQEVDAIIPRIGASVTYYGSAMIRQFEMRQVFTTVSSLALGRSRDKLRATQILAKHGVGIPKTAFAKQPNDVESLIKQVGGAPLIVKLLEGTQGLGVVLAETRKAAKSVIEAFYGLNANILVQEFIEEAGGADIRAIVVGGKVVAAYKRQGKEGEFRSNIHRGGSGTPIKLKKAEKDMAVKAARALGLHVAGVDMLQSARGPLILEVNSSPGLRGVETTTNIDVASEIIKYVEDNYTKSPGHKKDKVGA encoded by the coding sequence ATGAATTTAGTCATTCTCTCCGCCAACAAGAACTTATACAGCACGCGCCGCCTCGTTGAGGCCGCTGAAGCCAGAGGACACAACGTTAGTGTAATTAATCACACGAGAACGTATGTAGTCATGGAGTCGGGAAATTTGAACATCTACTATGGTGACCATGTCATTCAAGAGGTGGATGCCATTATCCCGCGCATCGGTGCTTCTGTAACCTACTACGGTAGCGCGATGATTCGTCAATTTGAAATGCGTCAGGTATTTACCACGGTAAGCAGTTTGGCTTTAGGTAGATCTAGAGACAAACTCAGAGCAACGCAGATTTTGGCCAAGCACGGTGTAGGTATACCGAAAACGGCCTTTGCCAAACAGCCAAATGATGTAGAATCACTGATTAAACAAGTTGGTGGTGCTCCTCTCATCGTGAAATTATTGGAAGGAACACAAGGTTTGGGTGTGGTACTCGCCGAAACGCGAAAAGCGGCAAAGAGTGTAATTGAGGCTTTCTACGGTCTCAATGCAAACATCCTAGTTCAAGAATTCATTGAAGAAGCAGGTGGAGCGGATATTCGTGCGATTGTAGTGGGCGGAAAAGTGGTAGCCGCTTACAAGCGTCAAGGAAAAGAAGGCGAATTTAGAAGTAATATCCACCGAGGAGGATCGGGAACCCCTATCAAGCTGAAGAAAGCAGAAAAGGACATGGCGGTAAAGGCTGCTCGTGCTCTAGGCCTGCATGTAGCGGGTGTCGACATGCTTCAGAGTGCACGCGGACCGCTCATTCTTGAAGTTAATTCATCTCCGGGATTGCGTGGTGTAGAAACCACAACGAACATTGATGTGGCGAGCGAGATCATCAAATATGTAGAGGATAACTACACCAAATCTCCTGGTCACAAAAAAGATAAAGTGGGTGCCTAA
- a CDS encoding RsmE family RNA methyltransferase — MQLFYGHKDGNSAALTADESKHAIKVLRKSAGDIIHVMDGAGNLYSGPISNDHQKHCTIRIEEEVNDWNPVPYQFHLAIAPTKHMDRLEWLIEKAVEIGITRITPLLSFHSERKVLKLERLEKILLSACKQSLKGTLPQLDPLTKFTDFIVEKRPDPTYIGYCGEGEKKLLVSELMTNGPSACVIIGPEGDFSADEFSMATSAGVVPITLGDQRLRTETAGLTAVQAANLIHQLKSH; from the coding sequence ATGCAACTCTTCTACGGTCATAAGGATGGGAACTCCGCAGCGCTTACTGCGGACGAGAGCAAACATGCGATCAAAGTGTTGAGGAAGTCGGCCGGCGACATCATTCACGTAATGGATGGTGCCGGCAACTTGTACTCAGGTCCTATCTCGAATGATCACCAGAAACACTGTACCATTCGCATTGAAGAAGAGGTGAACGACTGGAATCCGGTTCCCTACCAATTTCACCTCGCCATAGCGCCCACAAAGCACATGGATCGATTGGAATGGCTCATAGAAAAAGCTGTAGAAATTGGAATTACGCGCATTACTCCTCTTCTCAGCTTTCACTCCGAACGAAAAGTCTTGAAGCTAGAGCGATTGGAAAAGATATTGCTCAGTGCCTGTAAACAAAGCTTAAAAGGAACCCTTCCTCAGTTGGACCCTCTCACGAAGTTCACGGACTTCATTGTCGAAAAGAGACCGGATCCCACATACATCGGTTACTGCGGAGAAGGAGAAAAGAAACTCCTCGTTTCAGAACTCATGACGAATGGACCTAGTGCATGTGTCATCATTGGTCCGGAAGGGGATTTTTCTGCTGATGAATTCTCAATGGCTACATCGGCTGGTGTAGTACCAATCACCCTCGGAGATCAGCGTCTTCGCACGGAGACGGCGGGATTGACAGCTGTGCAAGCTGCCAATCTCATCCATCAATTAAAATCGCATTAA
- the hutH gene encoding histidine ammonia-lyase has translation MRESFAIGSEPLSIPLIERILLEEMALELTNGAIERIEKARAYLDEKMAVDADPIYGINTGFGSLYNVTISKDDLSKLQENLVMSHACGMGEEVPSDIVRIMLLLKIQSLSYGYSGAQLSTVKRLIDFYNEDVLPVVYQQGSLGASGDLAPLAHLALPLLGKGEVMYQGDRMPAAEALAALGMEPIVLQSKEGLALLNGTQFMAAYGTWELIQAHKLLYVADLVGALSLEAYDGRPEPFDERVHLIRPHSGQLKTAQNIRDFLEGSELIKRVKTHVQDPYSFRCMPQVHGASKDAIRYVTDVLTTEINSATDNPNVFPEDNAIISAGNFHGQPLALALDHLAIAMAEIGNISERRVYQLIGGKRGLPPFLVAQPGLNSGFMIPQYTAASIVSQSKQLCSPASVDSIESSNGQEDHVSMGANAATKAYRVIENTERVLAIECMNASQALAFREEKTSEFLSSFVEMFRSEVPFVEVDRILHNDIVAATEFIQGLQFDPELIYA, from the coding sequence ATGAGAGAATCGTTTGCTATCGGCTCTGAGCCGTTATCAATTCCCCTTATTGAGCGAATCTTGCTTGAAGAAATGGCATTGGAACTCACAAATGGTGCCATCGAAAGAATTGAGAAGGCGAGAGCCTACCTAGATGAAAAGATGGCGGTTGACGCCGACCCGATTTACGGAATCAATACCGGCTTTGGCTCACTTTACAATGTGACCATCTCCAAAGACGATTTGTCTAAGCTTCAAGAGAACCTCGTGATGAGTCACGCTTGTGGTATGGGTGAAGAGGTTCCAAGCGACATCGTTCGCATCATGCTTTTGTTGAAGATACAGAGCTTAAGCTATGGATATTCAGGAGCTCAACTTTCCACAGTAAAGCGCCTCATTGATTTCTATAATGAAGATGTTCTACCTGTAGTTTACCAACAAGGATCGCTCGGTGCTTCTGGTGATTTGGCACCTTTGGCGCACTTAGCCCTACCACTTCTGGGTAAAGGTGAAGTAATGTATCAAGGTGATCGTATGCCGGCTGCAGAAGCATTAGCGGCTCTGGGTATGGAACCCATTGTGTTGCAAAGTAAAGAAGGCTTGGCACTCTTGAATGGAACGCAGTTCATGGCGGCCTATGGCACTTGGGAGCTCATCCAAGCGCATAAACTACTTTATGTAGCCGACTTGGTGGGGGCCTTGAGTTTAGAGGCTTACGATGGTCGCCCAGAACCATTTGATGAAAGAGTACATCTCATTCGTCCTCATAGTGGCCAGTTGAAAACCGCACAAAATATTCGCGACTTTCTTGAGGGAAGTGAGTTGATCAAGCGCGTAAAAACGCATGTTCAAGATCCGTATTCTTTCCGCTGTATGCCACAGGTACACGGCGCGTCAAAAGATGCCATTCGCTATGTGACGGATGTGCTAACAACGGAAATCAATTCTGCAACCGATAACCCCAATGTGTTCCCAGAAGACAATGCGATTATCTCAGCGGGAAATTTCCACGGACAACCACTCGCTCTGGCGTTAGATCACCTAGCAATTGCTATGGCCGAAATTGGAAACATCTCTGAACGTCGTGTTTACCAGTTGATTGGCGGTAAGCGAGGTTTACCACCGTTCTTGGTTGCTCAACCGGGTTTGAACAGCGGATTCATGATTCCTCAGTATACAGCCGCAAGTATTGTTTCGCAATCGAAGCAGTTGTGCTCTCCGGCATCGGTAGACAGCATTGAATCATCGAATGGTCAGGAAGACCATGTAAGCATGGGGGCAAATGCCGCCACAAAAGCTTACCGCGTGATAGAGAATACCGAGAGAGTTTTGGCAATTGAATGTATGAATGCCTCGCAAGCCTTGGCATTTAGAGAAGAGAAAACCAGTGAGTTTCTATCTTCATTTGTGGAGATGTTCCGAAGTGAAGTTCCCTTTGTTGAAGTGGATAGAATACTTCACAACGATATTGTTGCGGCTACAGAATTCATTCAGGGACTTCAATTTGACCCTGAATTGATTTACGCTTAA